A region from the Azospirillum thiophilum genome encodes:
- a CDS encoding alginate lyase family protein, giving the protein MSNIPPDASSPSPSGHLAVEGSPAFLSGLGFYDPALAKRLKDAAGRSDAGARAVLAALIDSADRALGTPLRTVLQKTECAPSGDPRDYHSLAPYWWPDPDTKDGIPYQRRDGERLPEADLRAPESLKFDVSRFQGVFDDVTVLAWAHHFTGRADYAEKALAVVRAWFLDEQTGMNPNLDYAQVRRVHRRNRGRPSGVMEAKAIAFLLDAVSLLSAAGAFPDEDRAALTDWCRRYAGWLESSDSGRKECAAQNNHGTCFEMQALSLAAFLKDADAVQKAVERCRGRLADQFTPDGRQPQEETRSIPLHYRLYNLQAWCVVIHLARRSGCDPAPPGSPAHRILAGAVRDVIHDVGVWRRDGSSMEAGDWNIGRRLGRGKLGLLVRAGATLFDIPEPAGMRADPHPTRDPICWELAFGWLPPSESSPPDPVSP; this is encoded by the coding sequence ATGAGCAACATTCCACCCGACGCTTCCTCTCCCTCCCCCTCCGGCCATCTTGCGGTGGAGGGGTCTCCGGCCTTCCTTTCCGGGCTGGGGTTCTACGATCCGGCGCTGGCCAAGCGGCTGAAGGATGCCGCCGGGCGGAGCGATGCCGGGGCGCGGGCGGTCCTCGCGGCGCTGATCGATTCGGCCGACCGGGCCCTCGGCACCCCCTTGCGCACCGTCCTCCAGAAAACCGAATGCGCGCCAAGCGGCGATCCCAGGGATTATCACAGCCTGGCGCCCTACTGGTGGCCGGATCCCGACACCAAGGACGGTATTCCCTACCAGCGGCGCGACGGCGAACGCCTGCCCGAAGCCGATCTGCGGGCGCCGGAAAGCCTCAAGTTCGACGTCTCGCGGTTCCAGGGTGTGTTCGACGATGTGACGGTCCTGGCCTGGGCGCACCATTTCACCGGCCGGGCGGATTATGCGGAAAAGGCGCTGGCGGTGGTCCGCGCCTGGTTCCTCGACGAGCAGACGGGAATGAATCCCAATCTGGATTACGCCCAGGTCCGGCGGGTCCATCGCCGCAACCGTGGCCGCCCGTCGGGAGTGATGGAAGCGAAGGCGATCGCCTTCCTTCTGGACGCGGTTTCGCTGCTCTCCGCCGCCGGCGCCTTCCCGGACGAGGATCGGGCGGCTCTCACCGATTGGTGCCGCCGTTACGCCGGATGGCTGGAAAGCAGCGACTCCGGCCGCAAGGAATGCGCGGCCCAGAACAATCATGGGACCTGCTTCGAAATGCAGGCCCTGTCGCTGGCGGCCTTCCTGAAAGACGCCGACGCCGTCCAAAAGGCGGTGGAGCGCTGCCGGGGCCGCCTCGCAGACCAGTTCACGCCCGATGGTCGGCAGCCGCAGGAGGAAACGCGCTCCATCCCCCTTCATTACCGGCTGTACAACCTGCAAGCCTGGTGCGTGGTCATCCATCTCGCCCGGCGCAGCGGATGCGATCCGGCCCCGCCCGGCTCACCGGCCCACCGGATTTTGGCGGGGGCGGTTCGGGACGTCATACACGACGTCGGGGTCTGGCGCCGCGACGGGAGCAGCATGGAGGCCGGCGACTGGAACATCGGGCGGCGCCTCGGCCGTGGAAAGCTTGGACTCCTGGTGCGGGCCGGCGCCACTCTCTTCGACATCCCCGAGCCCGCTGGCATGCGCGCCGATCCCCACCCCACCCGTGACCCGATCTGCTGGGAACTCGCCTTCGGCTGGCTTCCTCCCTCCGAATCAAGCCCGCCCGACCCCGTTTCCCCCTGA